A window of Tripterygium wilfordii isolate XIE 37 chromosome 7, ASM1340144v1, whole genome shotgun sequence contains these coding sequences:
- the LOC120002369 gene encoding UDP-D-apiose/UDP-D-xylose synthase 2-like — translation MATERFNLDGRPIKPMTICMIGAGGFIGSHLCEKILYETPHKILALDVYNDKIKHLLESESLPWGDRIQFHRINIKHDSRLEGLIKMSDLTINLAAICTPADYNTRPLDTIYSNFIDALPVVKYCSENGKRLIHFSTCEVYGKTIGSFLPKDSPLREDPAYYILKENASPCIFGSIEKQRWSYACAKQLIERLVYAEGAENGLEFTIVRPFNWIGPRMDFIPGIDGPNEGVPRVLACFSNNLLRREPLKLVDGGQSQRTFVYIKDAIEAVLLMIENPARANGQIFNVGNPHNEVTVRQLAEMMTEVYAKVSGESSLEEPTIDVSSKEFYGEGYDDSDKRIPDMTIINRQLGWNPKTSLWDLLESTLTYQHRTYAEAVKKAVAKPTSS, via the exons ATGGCGACTGAGAGGTTCAATCTGGACGGGAGGCCGATAAAGCCGATGACGATATGCATGATCGGTGCCGGAGGGTTCATAGGGTCACACTTGTGCGAGAAGATTCTGTATGAGACGCCTCACAAGATCCTGGCTCTTGATGTCTATAACGACAAGATCAAGCACCTCCTCGAGTCGGAGTCCCTCCCTTGGGGTGATCGCATCCAATTCCATCGGATAAACATCAAGCACGACTCCCGCCTTGAAGGCCTCATCAAGATGTCAGATCTG ACTATTAATCTGGCAGCGATCTGTACACCGGCTGATTACAATACCCGTCCGCTGGACAcaatttacagcaatttcattgaTGCGCTTCCAGTg GTCAAGTACTGTTCGGAGAACGGTAAGCGTCTGATTCACTTTTCTACTTGCGAAGTATATGGGAAAACCATTGGCAGCTTTCTCCCCAAAGATAGTCCACTGCGTGAG GATCCTGCTTACTATATCCTTAAAGAAAATGCTTCCCCCTGCATTTTTGGTTCCATTGAGAAACAGAGGTGGTCCTATGCATGTGCAAAGCAGTTGATTGAGAGGCTGGTTTATG CTGAGGGTGCGGAGAATGGCCTCGAGTTCACTATTGTGAGACCATTCAACTGGATTGGCCCCAGGATGGATTTCATTCCTGGCATTGATGGTCCGAACGAGGGTGTTCCCAGGGTTCTAGCGTGCTTTAGTAAT AATCTCCTACGCCGAGAACCACTCAAGCTTGTGGATGGTGGCCAATCCCAGAGAACTTTTGTTTACATAAAAGATGCTATTGAGGCTGTGTTGTTGATGATT GAAAATCCTGCCAGAGCTAATGGTCAGATATTTAATGTGGGCAACCCTCACAATGAAGTTACTGTTAGGCAGCTTGCTGAAATGATGACGGAG GTTTATGCTAAGGTGAGTGGAGAATCTTCTCTGGAGGAACCAACTATTGATGTAAGCTCCAAAGAGTTTTATGGTGAGGGATATGATGATAGTGACAAGAGAATTCCGGACATGACCATTATCAATAGACAACTTG GTTGGAATCCTAAGACATCACTGTGGGATTTACTTGAATCAACCCTCACCTACCAACACAGAACATATGCGGAGGCGGTTAAGAAGGCTGTTGCAAAACCAACATCGAGCTGA
- the LOC120002440 gene encoding AP-2 complex subunit alpha-1-like: protein MALSGMRGLSVFISDIRNCQNKEQERLRVDKELGNVRTRFKNEKGLTPYEKKKYVWKMLYIYMLGYDVDFGHMEAVSLISAPKYPEKQVGYIVTSSLLNENHDFLRLAINTVRNDIIGRNETFQCLALTMVGNIGGREFAESLAPDVQKLLISSSCRPLVRKKAALCLLRLFRKNPDVVNVDGWADRMAQLLDERDLGVLTSSMSLLVALVSNNHEAYWSCLPKCVKILERLARNQDVPQEYTYYGIPSPWLQVKTMRALQYFPTIEDPNTRKSLFEVLQRILMGTDVVKNVNKNNASHAVLFEALALVMHLDAEKEMMSQCVALLGKFIAVREPNIRYLGLENMTRMLMVTDVQDIIKRHQAQIITSLKDPDVSIRRRALDLLYGMCDVSNAKDIVEELLQYLNTADFAMREELSLKAAILAEKFAPDLSWYVDVILQLIDKAGDFVSDDIWFRVVQFVTNNEDLQPYAAAKARDYLDKPAIHETMVKVSAHLLGEFGHLLARRPGCSPKELFSILHEKLPTVSTFTIPILLSTYAKILMHTQPPDPELQNQIWAIFNKYESCIDAEIQQRAVEYFALSRKGAALMDILAEMPKFPERQSALIKRAEDTEVDTADQSAIKLRAQQQQMSNALVVTDQRPVNGTPPVGQLSLVKVPSMSSNMDNSSADQALAQPNGLLNNVDQPPSADLLGDLLGQLAIEGPPGAAVQFDDHAVSGLEGTPNAVDGAAIVPVGEQTNSVQPIGNINERFQALCLKDSGILYEDPFIQIGIKAEWQAHQGRIVLFLGNKNTSPLVCVQALVLPPSHLNMELSLVPETIPPRAQVQCPLEVVNLRPSRDVAVLDFSYKFGTNMVNAKLRLPAILNKFLQPISVLGEEFFLQWRSLSGPPLKLQEVVRGVRPMPLLEMTNLFNSLRLMVCPGLDPNPNNLVASTTFYSESTKAMLCLIRIETDPADRTQLRMTVASGDPTLTFELKEFIKEQLVSIPTATRAPAQVQPAPPPVAQPTSPVVSLNDPGALLAGLL from the exons ATGGCGCTTTCAGGGATGAGAGGTCTCTCCGTTTTCATCAGCGACATTCGCAATTGCCAGAACAAGGAGCAGGAGCGCCTTCGCGTTGACAAGGAGCTCGGTAACGTCCGTACCCGCTTCAAGAACGAGAAG GGTTTGACTCCTtatgaaaagaagaaatatgTATGGAAAATGCTCTACATATATATGCTTGGTTATGACGTAGATTTTGGCCACATGGAAGCTGTTTCTTTGATATCCGCTCCCAAGTATCCAGAAAAGCAG GTTGGGTACATAGTGACGTCAAGCTTGCTTAATGAGAACCATGATTTCTTGAGATTAGCAATAAATACTGTCCGCAATGATATTATTGGTCGGAATGAGACTTTTCAATGCCTTGCATTGACTATG GTTGGAAATATTGGCGGGAGGGAATTTGCTGAATCATTGGCTCCTGATGTTCAAAAGCTACTT ATTTCGAGCAGCTGCAGACCTCTCGTGAGAAAAAAAGCTGCACTATGTCTACTGCGCCTGTTTAGGAAAAATCCTGATGTTGTGAATGTCGATGGCTG GGCGGATCGGATGGCACAGCTTTTAGATGAACGTGATCTTGGTGTTTTGACATCTTCTATGAGCCTTCTGGTTGCTTTAGTCTCAAATAACCATGAAGCATATTGGAGTTGTCTTCCAAAGTGTGTTAAGATATTGGAGAGGCTTGCTAGGAACCAAGATGTTCCACAAGAATATACTTACTATGGCATCCCATCCCCCTGGCTCCAG GTTAAGACAATGAGGGCTCTTCAGTATTTTCCGACTATTGAAGACCCAAATACCAGAAAGTCACTATTTGAG GTTTTACAACGGATATTGATGGGAACTGATGTTGTGAAAAATGTTAATAAGAACAATGCTTCTCATGCTGTTCTCTTTGAAGCCCTAGCTCTT GTGATGCATCTTGATGCTGAAAAAGAGATGATGTCTCAGTGCGTTGCCCTTCTTGGAAAATTTATTGCTGTGCGTGAACCAAATATCCGATATCTTGGCTTG GAGAATATGACTCGGATGCTGATGGTCACAGATGTCCAGGATATTATTAAAAGACATCAGGCTCAGATCATCACCTCATTAAAGGATCCAGACGTTAG TATCCGTAGGCGTGCTCTTGATTTGCTTTATGGTATGTGTGATGTTTCAAATGCTAAGGACATAGTTGAAGAATTATTGCAG TATCTGAACACTGCAGACTTTGCCATGCGCGAAGAATTGTCACTTAAGGCTGCTATTCTTGCAGAAAAGTTTGCCCCCGATCTCTCATG GTATGTGGACGTGATCCTTCAGTTAATTGACAAGGCAGGAGATTTTGTTAGTGATGACATATGGTTTCGGGTTGTACAATTTGTTACGAACAATGAAGACCTGCAG CCCTATGCTGCTGCAAAAGCCAGAGATTATCTTGACAAACCTGCTATTCATGAGACCATGGTTAAG GTAAGCGCTCATCTCCTGGGAGAATTTGGCCATCTTTTGGCCAGACGGCCTGGATGTAGTCCAAAGGAATTATTTAGCATCttacatgaaaagcttcctacTGTGTC GACTTTTACCATACCTATTCTGCTTTCAACTTATGCCAAGATCTTAATGCATACTCAACCCCCAGACCCTGAACTGCAGAATCAGATTTGGGCAATATTTAAcaa ATACGAGAGTTGCATTGATGCTGAGATACAACAACGAGCTGTTGAGTATTTTGCCTTGAGTAGGAAGGGTGCAGCTTTAATGGATATACTGGCTGAAATGCCAAAATTCCCGGAGCGCCAG TCTGCATTGATAAAAAGAGCAGAAGATACAGAAGTTGATACTGCAGACCAAAGTGCTATCAAATTGCGAGCACAGCAACAACAAATGTCAAATGCCTTGGTTGTAACTGACCAACGCCCAGTTAATGGAACGCCACCTGTCGGGCAGCTAAGTCTCGTTAAAGTTCCCAGCATGAGCAGCAATATG GATAACAGTTCAGCAGACCAAGCATTGGCCCAGCCAAATGGTTTATTGAACAATGTGGATCAACCTCCTTCAGCGGATCTCCTTGGTGATCTTTTGGGACAACTAGCTATAGAAGGCCCTCCTGGGGCTGCTGTCCAATTTGACGATCATGCAGTGTCTGGATTGGAAGGTACTCCAAATGCAGTTGATGGAGCAGCCATTGTACCAGTTGGAGAGCAGACAAATTCTGTACAG CCCATTGGCAATATCAATGAAAGATTCCAAGCTTTGTGCTTAAAGGATAGTGGGATTCTATACGAAGATCCTTTTATACAG ATTGGCATCAAAGCAGAGTGGCAAGCCCATCAGGGGCGTATTGTTCTTTTCTTGGGAAACAAGAATACTTCTCCACTTGTTTGTGTTCAGGCTCTAGTATTGCCTCCATCACATTTAAATATGGAGCTCTCTCTAGTACCTGAAACCATACCTCCACGGGCACAA GTGCAATGCCCACTTGAAGTAGTGAATCTCCGGCCAAGCAGGGATGTTGCTGTTCTCGACTTCTCCTACAAGTTTGGTACCAACATG GTCAATGCCAAGCTCCGACTTCCTGCTATATTGAATAAATTTCTTCAGCCTATATCAGTGTTGGGTGAAGAGTTTTTCCTTCAGTGGAGATCACTTTCAGGACCACCTCTGAAGCTTCAAGAAGTT GTTAGAGGTGTAAGACCGATGCCTCTCTTAGAAATGACAAATTTATTTAATAGTTTGCGGTTGATGGTTTGTCCAGGGCTT GACCCAAATCCAAATAATCTGGTTGCAAGCACCACCTTTTACTCGGAGAGTACAAAAGCCATGCTTTGCTTG ATTAGGATTGAAACAGATCCAGCTGACAGAACGCAGTTGCGAATGACAGTTGCCTCTGGGGATCCCACATTAACATTTGA GTTGAAAGAATTCATTAAGGAACAATTAGTTAGCATTCCGACAGCAACCCGTGCACCTGCTCAGGTGCAACCAGCTCCTCCTCCAGTAGCGCAACCAACCAGTCCTGTGGTATCTTTGAATGATCCTGGAGCTTTGCTTGCTGGTCTGCTGTAA